One window of the Solanum stenotomum isolate F172 chromosome 11, ASM1918654v1, whole genome shotgun sequence genome contains the following:
- the LOC125843611 gene encoding calcium-dependent protein kinase 11-like, with the protein MEIPKSENSKPPTVSSSTKSCMNVLPYQTPRIGEHYTLGKKLGQGQFGTTYLCTENATGLEYACKTIPKRKLFCKEDYEDVWREIQIMHHLSEHPYVVRIKGTYEDNLFVHIVMEVCKGGELFDRIVQKGHFTEKKAAQLMKTIVKVVEACHSLGVMHRDLKPENFLFDSSDEDAKLKATDFGLSIFYKPGQYFSDVVGSPYYVAPEVLHKYYGPEIDVWSAGVILYILLCGVPPFWAETDNGIFKQILKGKIDFESEPWPQISDSAKDLVKKMLTRDPRARLTAHQVLCHPWIVDDNVAPDRPLGSAVLSRLKQFYDMNKLKKMALRVIAERLSEEEIGGLRQLFKMIDTDNSGTITYEELKHGLKRVGSDLTESEIKALMSAADFDNNGTIDYGEFIAATLHLNKMEREENLLAAFSYFDKDGSGYITIDELQQACQEFGLGDVKLEDIIKEIDIDNDGRIDYGEFATMMKKGNTGLAARTMRGNLTFNLADALGASDSDNGQ; encoded by the exons ATGGAGATCCCTAAATCTGAAAATAGCAAACCCCCAACAGTTTCATCATCAACAAAATCATGTATGAATGTTCTTCCTTACCAAACCCCAAGAATAGGTGAGCACTATACTCTTGGGAAGAAACTAGGGCAAGGTCAATTTGGTACAACTTATTTATGCACAGAGAATGCAACAGGTCTTGAATATGCCTGCAAAACAATCCCAAAAAGGAAGCTTTTTTGTAAGGAAGATTATGAGGATGTGTGGAGAGAGATTCAGATAATGCATCATTTGTCTGAACACCCTTATGTTGTTAGGATTAAAGGGACTTATGAGGATAATCTTTTTGTACATATTGTTATGGAGGTTTGTAAAGGGGGTGAGCTTTTTGATAGGATTGTTCAAAAGGGGCATTTTACTGAGAAGAAAGCTGCACAATTGATGAAAACTATTGTCAAAGTTGTGGAGGCTTGTCATTCTCTTGGGGTTATGCATAGAGATCTCAAACCTGAGAATTTCCTTTTTGATAGCTCTGATGAAGATGCTAAGCTTAAGGCTACTGATTTTGGTCTCTCTATTTTCTATAAGCCAG GGCAGTATTTCTCAGATGTTGTTGGAAGTCCATATTATGTTGCTCCTGAAGTGTTGCACAAATACTATGGGCCTGAAATAGACGTCTGGAGTGCTGGAGTCATCCTTTATATCTTGTTATGTGGGGTTCCACCTTTCTGGGCTG AGACAGACAATGGTATCTTCAAACAGATATTGAAAGGAAAGATAGACTTTGAATCAGAACCTTGGCCTCAGATTTCTGATAGTGCAAAAGATTTGGTAAAGAAGATGCTCACCAGGGATCCTAGAGCACGATTAACTGCGCATCAAGTTCTCT GTCATCCTTGGATTGTGGATGATAATGTTGCTCCAGACAGACCCTTGGGTTCTGCAGTTTTGTCGCGCCTAAAGCAGTTCTATGATATGAACAAACTTAAAAAGATGGCTTTACGA GTCATAGCAGAAAGGCTTTCGGAGGAAGAAATAGGCGGCCTAAGGCAATTATTCAAAATGATTGACACAGATAACAGCGGAACAATCACATATGAGGAACTAAAACATGGTTTGAAAAGAGTAGGATCTGACTTAACAGAGTCTGAAATCAAGGCCTTGATGAGCGCG GCTGACTTTGACAACAATGGGACTATCGACTATGGTGAATTCATCGCTGCAACATTGCATTTGAACAAGATGGAGAGGGAGGAGAATCTGCTTGCTGCATTTTCCTACTTCGACAAGGATGGTAGTGGTTATATCACCATTGATGAGCTTCAACAAGCTTGCCAAGAGTTTGGCTTAGGTGATGTTAAATTGGAAGATATTATCAAAGAAATTGATATCGACAAT GATGGACGCATAGATTATGGGGAATTTGCAACTATGATGAAGAAGGGAAATACAGGACTGGCAGCCAGAACAATGAGAGGCAATCTGACCTTCAATTTGGCAGATGCTCTTGGTGCCAGTGACAGTGACAATGGTCAATAG
- the LOC125843621 gene encoding uncharacterized membrane protein At4g09580-like, protein MAAPRNIVVDTSRLVTRDEEEKKSMDMSCAAELDSPTAKRFKEGRFPLSSWEFAAAFGVILVFSTGLFCLYLSMPAAEYGKSKLPRTISDLRILKDNLGMYAEVYPTKFILGYCSTYIFMQTFMIPGTIFMSLLAGALFGVFRGLLLVVFNATAGASSCYFLSKLIGRPIVNWMWPEKLRFFQAEIAKRRDKLLNYMLFLRITPTLPNLFINLASPIVDIPFHIFFLATVIGLIPAAYITVKAGLTLGELKSVKDLYDFKTLSVLFLIGALIILPTILKRKRIYE, encoded by the exons ATGGCTGCACCGAGAAATATAGTGGTGGACACAAGTCGGTTGGTTACAAGggatgaagaagagaagaagagtaTGGATATGTCGTGTGCAGCTGAATTGGATTCGCCAACAGCTAAGAGGTTTAAGGAAGGGAGGTTTCCATTGTCAAGTTGGGAATTTGCAGCAGCTTTTGGGGTTATTTTGGTGTTCTCAACAGGATTGTTTTGCTTATACTTGTCAATGCCAGCTGCTGAGTATGGTAAATCGAAGCTGCCTCGTACCATCTCCGATCTACGGATTCTCAA GGATAATCTCGGAATGTACGCTGAAGTCTACCCCACAAAATTTATTCTTGGTTACTGCTCAACATACATATTCATGCAGACATTTATGATTCCTGGGACAATTTTCATGTCCTTACTTGCTGGAGCACTTTTTGGCGTTTTCAGAGGGCTTCTCTTGGTTGTCTTTAATGCAACAGCTGGTGCATCATCCTGCTATTTTCTGTCTAAATTGATCGGCAGGCCTATAGTTAACTGGATGTGGCCTGAAAAGTTGAGATTTTTCCAGGCAGAG ATAGCCAAACGTCGCGATAAGTTGCTCAACTACATGCTGTTTTTGAGAATAACTCCAACATTGCCAAATCTTTTCATCAATTTGGCATCTCCTATTGTGGATATACCattccatattttctttttggccACCGTGATTGGTCTCATCCCAGCTGCTTATATTACAGTGAAG GCTGGCCTAACCCTTGGGGAACTGAAGTCCGTCAAAGATCTATATGATTTCAAGACCTTGTCTGTGCTTTTCCTCATTGGTGCTCTCATAATTTTGCCAACTATCTTGAAGAGGAAGCGGATATATGAATAG